The genomic segment TCAGCCTGATTCACCACAACTCAGCTCGCCCGGCGACATGCCGAAGACGTGTTTCGTCATCGACGCGTTTGCGCACATCTACCAGTTCTTCTATGCCATCAAGGGCCTCACCGGCCCCGATGGAGAACCGGTGAACGCGGTCTATGGCTTCGCCCGCATGATCGAGATGATCCTGGAACGCTACAGGCCCGACTACCTGGCCGTCGCCTTCGACGGACCCGGCGAACTGGCCAGGCACCAGGTCTATGAGCAGTACAAGGCCAACCGGCCCCCGATGCCCGAACCCCTGGAGCGGCAGTTGCCCCTCATCACCGAACTCCTGGACGCGCACGAGATACCGCGGCTGACCTCGCCGGGCCACGAAGCCGACGACGTGCTGGCCGCCGTGGCCGCCCGGGCCGCTCAGGAGGACATCGACACGGTGATCGTGACGACGGACAAGGACGCCGAACAACTGATCGGCCCCCGCACACGCGTGCTGCACATCCGCAAGAGCGGCGAGGAGATGCTCGACGACAGAGCCCTGAAGGAACGCAAGGGCATCGAACCCCGGCAGGTGGTCGACCTGATGTCGCTGACCGGCGACAGCACCGACAACGTGCCCGGCGTCCCCGGCATCGGGCCGAAGACGGCCCTCGAACTGATCCGGCGGTTCGACACCGTGCGCAATCTCTACGAGCACCTCGACCAGGTGCCGCGCGACTCCATCCGCAAGAAGCTGAAAGAGCATCGGGACGCCGTCGAGACCGCCGAACGCCTCGTGCGGCTGAACCCCGACGTGCCCATCGACCTGGACCTGGCGCGGTGCCGGGCCGGCACGGCCGACCGGGCGAAGATCCACGCCTTCTACCGTGCCCTGGGCTTCGGCTCGCTGATCCGGGAGGCGCCGCCGGTGCAGCGCGCCCGGCAGTCGGGCCTGTTCGGCCAGGACCAGGAACCGCCGCCGGCCCCGCACGCCACACTCGACACGATCCGCACCGTGGAGACGGACTACTCGGTCGTCACCGACGCGGACGGGCTGGCCCGGCTGGTCGAGGAACTGGCGCGCCAGGACGCCTTCGCCTTCGACCTGGAAACGACCAGCCTCCAGCCGAGGGACGCCCGCATCGTCGGCATCGCCCTGAGCTGGCGGCCCCGCCAGGCCGTCTACGTGGCCACCGACGGCCCGCCCGGCGCCCCCCTCTGCCCCCTGGAGGCCGCGATCGAGGCGCTCCGCCCCCTCCTGGAAGCCGAACGCCCCGCCAAGCTCGGGCAGAACCTGAAATACGACATCACCGTGCTGCGCAACCACGACGTGCGCGTCGCCGGCCTCCGGTGCGACGCCATGGTGGCCTCCTACCTGCTGGACCCGGGCAGCCGGGGCCACGGCCTCGACGCGCTGGCGCGGCGTCACCTGAACTACGAGACCGTCAAGATCGCCGAACTCATCGGCGAGGGACGCAACGCGATCACCATGGACCGCGTGCCGGTGGACAGGGCCGCCCCCTACGCCTGCGAAGACGCCGACGTGGCCCTGCAGCTCTGCCGGCTGCTGTCGGAACGGCTCGACCGCGAAGACCTGGGCGACCTGATGGCACGCATCGAGATGCCGCTGATCCCCGTCCTGGCGGACATGGAGTGGGTGGGCATCCGCGTGGCCGCCGATCAACTGGCGGCCATCAGCGCACAGATCGCCCAGGAACTGGCCGCCCTGGAGCGCCGGATCCACGGGCACGCCGGCCACGAGTTCA from the Candidatus Brocadiaceae bacterium genome contains:
- the polA gene encoding DNA polymerase I gives rise to the protein MPKTCFVIDAFAHIYQFFYAIKGLTGPDGEPVNAVYGFARMIEMILERYRPDYLAVAFDGPGELARHQVYEQYKANRPPMPEPLERQLPLITELLDAHEIPRLTSPGHEADDVLAAVAARAAQEDIDTVIVTTDKDAEQLIGPRTRVLHIRKSGEEMLDDRALKERKGIEPRQVVDLMSLTGDSTDNVPGVPGIGPKTALELIRRFDTVRNLYEHLDQVPRDSIRKKLKEHRDAVETAERLVRLNPDVPIDLDLARCRAGTADRAKIHAFYRALGFGSLIREAPPVQRARQSGLFGQDQEPPPAPHATLDTIRTVETDYSVVTDADGLARLVEELARQDAFAFDLETTSLQPRDARIVGIALSWRPRQAVYVATDGPPGAPLCPLEAAIEALRPLLEAERPAKLGQNLKYDITVLRNHDVRVAGLRCDAMVASYLLDPGSRGHGLDALARRHLNYETVKIAELIGEGRNAITMDRVPVDRAAPYACEDADVALQLCRLLSERLDREDLGDLMARIEMPLIPVLADMEWVGIRVAADQLAAISAQIAQELAALERRIHGHAGHEFNVNSPRQLSRVLFEELGLPARGGRRTTGHSTASDVLETLRDRHPIADCVLRYRELAKLKSTYADALVGMVSPKTGRVHTSFNQTVTATGRLSSSDPNLQNIPVRTPLGRRIRQAFIAGADDMSLLSADYSQVELRVLAHCSGDPALRRAFEEDRDIHRFVAAQVNDVAEQDVTDAMRQQAKAVNFGIIYGLSAYGLSNQIGLPVPEAERFIRSYFDRYPMVRRFIGATIDRARRDGFVRTLAGRRRRVEGINASGAARSAAERIAVNTVIQGSAADMIKLAMIDIHGGLPAVSARARMCLQIHDELVFEVPHAERDAVGRFVTERMRNALPLDVPVKVSLAVGRNWAEAK